From a region of the Bacteroidota bacterium genome:
- a CDS encoding putative nucleotidyltransferase substrate binding domain-containing protein produces the protein MSSITERLAALLERTPPFDHLSKEERQQLMTNLEIYEPGEVILQQGTDIHRALYIVESGLVRLFDEDQGKLINMVGEGSIFGSYGLLQGGILPYEAKAVETTVCALVSAETFNALYKDDPAFAAHFDEDLKQYVRTLDTEMDASGAFLLFETSLANVVYRDALTCTPDATVQEAAGLMREHADDTVLVVQDGSAMGLITEGDIVNGVVATGSPLSTPVMDLVERPPVALSGSDRLFDAVRVMMEYRIRRVVITGSDPQAKPILGVVTAEDIAHFRGLDPVATVERLEKARSVKELAQIRSESTRRLFRLYQQGVQSESLLAVVAEMDDQLKARLLHLVEEQARADQPDLAVDLPWAWLAFGAPGRREAALFTSQSNGLVYADPADEGEAERAAQWFAFLAERAVAALGDVGIRPSDEGILASEEPFRQPLSQWVAAYDQWVAGADTAASLRSALCFDVRGLYGDDGLVDQLLKAIRARLENSRRLLAILMRGATKNRPPISFFGRFELEQDEGAEGLNLRERGLDPIVDMVRTLALETGHLRSTNTFRRLRHLREALPDLEREQKVLLGAFATLSDMHLRAQMQAAETGVTPTDLIDPNALHKSQQNLLKETFKKVDKVQQALQNRYERG, from the coding sequence ATGAGTTCTATCACCGAACGCCTCGCGGCCCTCCTTGAGCGCACGCCTCCCTTCGATCATCTCTCGAAGGAGGAGCGGCAGCAACTCATGACCAACTTGGAGATCTACGAGCCGGGCGAGGTCATTCTCCAGCAGGGGACCGACATCCACCGGGCGCTCTACATCGTCGAGTCCGGCCTCGTCCGGCTCTTCGACGAGGACCAGGGCAAGCTCATCAACATGGTCGGCGAGGGGTCGATCTTCGGGTCCTACGGCCTGCTCCAGGGCGGCATCCTCCCGTACGAGGCCAAAGCCGTCGAGACAACCGTTTGCGCGCTGGTCTCAGCGGAGACGTTCAACGCGCTCTACAAGGACGACCCGGCCTTCGCGGCGCACTTCGACGAGGACCTCAAGCAGTACGTCCGCACGCTCGACACCGAGATGGACGCCTCGGGCGCGTTCCTCCTCTTCGAGACGAGCCTGGCGAACGTGGTCTACCGCGACGCGCTCACCTGCACGCCGGACGCGACTGTGCAGGAGGCCGCCGGGCTGATGCGGGAGCACGCGGACGACACGGTCCTCGTCGTCCAGGACGGTAGCGCGATGGGTCTCATCACCGAGGGCGACATCGTCAACGGAGTCGTCGCCACCGGGAGCCCGCTCTCGACGCCCGTGATGGACCTCGTCGAGCGGCCGCCGGTGGCGCTCTCCGGCTCCGACCGCCTCTTCGACGCCGTCCGGGTGATGATGGAGTACCGCATCCGCCGCGTCGTGATCACCGGCAGCGACCCCCAGGCCAAGCCGATCCTCGGCGTGGTGACGGCCGAGGACATCGCGCACTTCCGCGGCCTCGATCCCGTGGCGACGGTCGAGCGCCTGGAGAAGGCGCGGAGCGTCAAGGAGCTGGCCCAGATCCGCAGCGAGTCCACGCGCCGGCTTTTCCGGCTCTACCAGCAGGGCGTGCAGAGCGAGTCGCTCCTGGCCGTCGTCGCCGAGATGGACGACCAGCTCAAGGCCCGGCTCCTCCACCTCGTCGAGGAGCAGGCGCGCGCCGACCAGCCGGACCTCGCCGTGGACCTGCCGTGGGCGTGGCTCGCCTTCGGCGCGCCCGGCCGGCGCGAGGCCGCCCTCTTCACGAGCCAGTCCAACGGCCTCGTCTACGCCGACCCCGCAGACGAGGGCGAAGCCGAGCGCGCGGCCCAGTGGTTCGCGTTCCTCGCCGAGCGCGCCGTAGCAGCCCTCGGCGACGTCGGCATCCGGCCGAGCGACGAGGGCATCCTCGCCTCCGAGGAGCCGTTCCGGCAGCCGCTCAGCCAGTGGGTCGCGGCCTACGACCAGTGGGTCGCCGGAGCCGACACAGCGGCGTCGCTCCGCTCGGCGCTCTGCTTCGACGTGCGCGGGCTCTACGGCGACGACGGTCTCGTGGACCAGCTTCTCAAGGCCATCCGCGCCCGCCTCGAGAACAGCCGCCGCCTCCTGGCGATCCTGATGCGCGGGGCGACCAAGAACCGCCCGCCGATCTCGTTCTTCGGCCGCTTCGAACTGGAGCAGGACGAAGGGGCCGAGGGCCTCAACCTCCGCGAGCGCGGCCTCGACCCGATCGTGGACATGGTCCGCACGCTCGCGCTCGAGACCGGCCACCTGCGGAGCACCAACACCTTCCGGCGGCTTCGCCACCTCCGCGAGGCGCTGCCGGACCTGGAGCGCGAGCAGAAGGTTCTGCTCGGGGCCTTCGCCACGCTCTCGGACATGCACCTCCGCGCCCAGATGCAGGCCGCC
- a CDS encoding copper-binding protein gives MRLLALFLLAPALLTGCAEPDSPAAPRASFTVRGLYLGPAYDGTVAVISHEEIPGFMDAMQMPFRVEDAVRLDSLSEGDKIRFHLADRGRGYRIDSIRLLPPDTPLVLAGDTTDAAAPDTSSTPAPTD, from the coding sequence ATGCGTCTGCTCGCTCTGTTCCTGCTCGCCCCCGCGCTGCTGACCGGCTGCGCCGAACCCGACTCCCCGGCCGCGCCGCGCGCGTCGTTCACCGTGCGCGGGCTCTACCTCGGCCCGGCCTACGACGGCACTGTGGCGGTCATCAGCCACGAGGAGATCCCCGGCTTCATGGACGCTATGCAGATGCCGTTCCGCGTCGAGGACGCCGTGCGCCTGGACAGCCTGAGCGAAGGCGACAAGATCCGCTTCCACCTCGCCGACCGAGGCCGCGGCTACCGCATCGACAGCATCCGCCTCCTCCCGCCCGACACGCCGCTCGTCCTCGCCGGCGACACCACCGACGCCGCCGCGCCCGACACCTCGTCAACCCCAGCGCCGACGGACTAG
- a CDS encoding type I restriction enzyme HsdR N-terminal domain-containing protein, which yields MEPLNFPPTGPFDVRQQGGRRVILDAVRRKYVRLTPEEWVRQHLVRLLTERLGYPAGLLAVEKQIEAAGGPRRADVVAYDRQQRPLLIAECKAPAVKLTQAVFDQVSRYNTVTLAPHLAVTNGREHYCWTVDRAAGTFHFLGTIPPFRTLDQSEA from the coding sequence GTGGAGCCTCTCAACTTTCCCCCGACCGGCCCGTTCGACGTGCGCCAGCAGGGCGGGCGGCGCGTCATCCTGGACGCCGTGCGGCGGAAGTACGTCCGGCTGACGCCCGAGGAGTGGGTCCGGCAGCACCTCGTCCGCCTGCTCACCGAGCGGCTCGGCTACCCCGCCGGGCTGCTGGCGGTCGAGAAGCAGATCGAGGCCGCTGGCGGGCCGCGCCGGGCCGACGTCGTGGCCTACGACCGGCAGCAGCGCCCGCTTCTCATCGCCGAGTGCAAGGCCCCGGCGGTGAAGCTGACCCAGGCCGTCTTCGACCAGGTCTCGCGCTACAACACGGTCACGCTTGCGCCGCACCTCGCCGTCACCAACGGGCGCGAGCACTACTGCTGGACCGTGGACCGCGCGGCCGGAACGTTCCACTTTCTCGGCACCATTCCGCCGTTCCGAACGCTCGACCAGTCGGAGGCGTAG